Sequence from the Treponema sp. J25 genome:
GGGGAGAGAGGGCTTTCTATGGTAATGATGAGGCAAACTATACAAAATCTAAAAGAAAGAAGTATACTAAAAAAGTAATAGGTATGCGAAAAATGCCCCTTATAAGTGAATTTTATGGTATCAAGATTTATATGTATTGGAATGACCATGTCCCGCCTCATTTTCATGCGGAGTATAATGGATTCCATATTATGGTTCATATTCTGGAGGGAAGTGTATTAAAAGGGGTTTTCCCATTAAAACAACTTCAGCTGGTGGAAAAATGGGTAACGTTGCATAGGGGAGAACTACTTAATAACTGGAATCGGGCAAAAGAAAACAGGGAGATCCTTCATATTTTACCTTTAGAATAGGGGGAACGGATATGATACAGGTGATTCAGGTGCTTCCTCAGGATAATTATGATGTGGTTATATACTTTAATAATGGGGTTATAAAAAAATATAATGTGGGTCATCTGGTAGGGAAAGGGGTTTTTAAAGTTTTGGAGGACAAGAAATTTTATCGAGAAAATTGTACTGTTTTGAATCATACCCTTGCGTGGACCCTGGATGGTTCATATGACCCGGAACATTGTATCGATCTGGACCCGCTTGTGTTGTATCAAGAGGGGGTGGTGATTCAGGACCCCCTGGAAGTACGGGCATAAAGAAAAATCTCGTTGGAAATGTTAGCCATGTTCCTATGGGAGAGGGCCCCTTCGGGGGCCCTTTTTTATGGGGGTGGGCTGTGCAGCCTGAGCTGGCAGGGGCCCGCAGTGCCCCCGGGCGGGGAAAGGGGCCGGTATACCTGTGGGGATAGCCCAAAGAGAAGATTGTTCCTTACTATATCAAAAAATAATCTTATCTGTACATATACGTAGTTTTTTGGTATATTATACGGGTGAGGTGTTGTATGCGGGGTAAGCTTACGTTAACAATGGATAGTTCGGTTGTTACAGAAGCAAAGAAGCTTGCCTATCAGAAGGAGGCAAGTCTTTCTCGTATTGTGGAAGACTATCTGCGTACCATAGTACATCTTCATGGAGGATATCCAGGGGTAACCTCGATTACGGCTCCCATAACCGAGGGGCTTGTTGGTATGTTTCCTGATGATGGCAAAGAGTATAGAGAACAATTAGAAGAAGCCTTATCTGAGAAATTTTTATGATCCGGAGAATCCTGGTTGATACGGACCTGCTCCTTGATGTGGCCTTTGCCCGCGTTCCCTTTGTTGAGGCAAGCAAACTGGTATTAGCCTCCTGGAAAATTACAAAGCCCTTGGTTTTGTAACCTCTAATGAAATTACCAATCTTTATTATGTATTAAGAAAGGCCGGTGGCGATAGAAAGGCAAGGAAGTTTATATCGGAAATCATAAAGTATCTTACCGTTATTTCTGTTGAACAGGCGGATGTCGTCGATGCTTTAGCCTCTAGTTTTAATGACTTTGAAGATGCCCTTCAATATTTTGCGGCGGTACGAAACCAATGCGACGGTATTGTAACAAGAAACACCAGTGACTATGTAGAAGCTAAATTGCCCGTGTATTCACCGATAGAATTTATCGCCCTCTATAAGGATCTATGGTAAGCGGATCCCCCGTCTCTGGGGAGCGCTTTTCTTTTTCTCTGTTTTTCTCACTGTTGGAGATATTGGAGAAAGTAGAGAAAATTGATATTTTAAAAAAGTGAAAGACTATACTATGATTACAGAAGGGTCTGAATTTATCCTGTCGCAGGGCAGGATTTCGGCGATTGGGATTTGGCCCTGCTATCCCTATCATACTACAAGGAGCGTATGCCGATAATGAAAAAAGAAAAGTGCGGGTACCATCAAAAAGTCGTTCGTTTTTTTCTGTACCTGGGATTGGGGGGTATCATACTCCTTTTGGTTGGTTGTGGGCTCCGAACGGTAAAGATTGGCTTTATCGGGGGCCTTTCGGGGTATTATGCGGACCTGGGTATTGCAGGCCGCAATGGGCTTCGGCTTGCCCTGGAGGAGGCAAACAAGAACAAAGAAATGGCCGGTGTTGTTTTTCAACTTATCGCAGAGGATGACAGGCAGGATCCAGAAGAAGCCCGTCGGACCTATAAGAGGCTGGTAGCCTCCCATGTGGTGGCTATTGTGGGGCCCATGACGAGCAGTATGGCCATGGCTATTGTGCCCGAGGCAAATGGGGGGACAATTCCTCTGATAAGTCCCACCGTGAGCACCCCTGACCTGAGCGGTAAAGATGATATGTTCTTGCGGGTGGTGGCCCCCAGTACCCAGGAGGCCCAGGCCCTTGCCTCTCTTGCGGTAGAGGAGGGCTACCACCGGGCCCTTGTGGTGTTTGATGCTTCGAATGAGGCCTTTTCAGGTACCATAGTCCGTAATTTTATAAGAACCTATGAAGAAGGATGTAAAGAAAAGAACGAATCTGCCCGGGTGGAGTCGCTCCGATATGTCCCAAGGGAAGAAAAGTCCCATCAATCGATAGTGGAAGCGGCCCGGCAGCATCGACCAGAGGTAATCCTTCTCATAACTACCAGTATTGATACAGCCCTCCTGGCCCAGCACCTGCGAAGGGCTGGCCTGGCCGTGCCTTTGTTGGGAACCGGGTGGGGGATGAGCCAGGCCCTTATCGAAAATGGTGGAGCCGCCGTCGAAGGAATGCGCTTTTGTGTCCCCTTTAATCCGCTTGCGACAAATCCGGAATGGCTTACTTTTAAAGAACGCTATCTAGAAACATATGGAGTTTCGCCGGATTTTGCCGCTTCTCAAGGGTACCTGGCGGGGCGGATCCTGGTGGAGGCCCTGAAACGGGGAAGTGCCCGTCACATAAAAGAAAATATTCTACAGATAAAAGAATTTCAGGGACCCCAGGGAAAAATTTCCTTTGATCCCTATGGGGACCCGGTGACGGAATTGCATATTCTGGAAGTACGGAATGGACAATTTGTCACTTCTAAAAGATAATATGAGAAGAGAAACATGACCGCATCCTTTCGTAAAACCCTGGTTTTTTTATTTGCCCTGGTAATCATTGTGCCCCTTGTCAGTATTTCGGTGGCAGTGTTGGTGTCCATAAATCGAGGAATTCAGAAAACGGTTCTGCAAAAAAACGAGGTTATCGTCGCAAGTGTGGCGGTTATGATGGAACAATCGATTCAAGATGCGGGCCGTTTCTTGTACCATACCTTTTTGGGGCGGTTGCCTACCCTGGAAGAAGGCCAGTGTGCCATTCTCGAAGCAAGTCTCATCGGCAGTGGTATTTTTGAAAGCGCCTTTTTCCTGGATGAGGGGGGAACGGTGCGGGTGGCGGTTCCCCATGAAAGAAGGTACGAGGGTTTTGACTTTTCCTCCCAACCCTATTTTAGCCAGGCCCTGGGCCGAAAGAATGGGGTACCAGTGTTTTCCCGGACCTTTATTTCTCCCATCACCGGCGATCCTTCCCTCGTTATCGCATTCCGGGTCACCGGAGGGGTGATCGCGGGGTATCTTAACCTGGGCTGGCTTTCCAAGCTCCCCGCGGCGATGGTGCAGGATAGGGTGTACCTTTCCCTGGTGGACCGTTACGGTAATGTGATTGCCGATCAGGATGAGCGGCTTGTGACACAACAGTTTTCTATCGCCGATACGGATCTTTTTTCCTGGGCTCAGCGGGAACGAAAAGGGACCTATCGTCATACCTTTTTGGGAACCGAAATCATCAGTTCGGTCCGCTTTATTCCCGGACCCGACTGGTTTGTTATTATCTCCGAATCGGTTCGCCATGCCTTTGCTACCCAATTCCAGGTCTTATTTATTACCCTTGTAGGATTACTGCTGGCCCTGGTTTTTGCGACTATCACCGGTGCTTTTTTAGGTCGGAAGCTGCTCCATTCTATTTCTCTTCTGGAAAAGGAAACCCGTCAGGTCCAGGAGGGAACCTACCGGCAAATTATGCATCCCACCCCCTTTAAAGAATTAAATAGCTTTATAGAAAGCTTTAATATCATGTCCCGGAAAGTCGAGGAACGGGAGCAACAATACGCCGCGGCGAATCGGGCCCTGGAGCAATCCCTGCGGGAAAAGGAAATACTACTCCGGGAGATTCACCACCGGGTAAAAAATAACATGCAGATTATCTCGAGCCTTCTTAATTTACAGATTGATAGCCTCGTGGCCCCCGAAGATGCGGCCCTTATCGAAGAAAGTACCCTCCGGATTCAAACCATG
This genomic interval carries:
- a CDS encoding DUF4160 domain-containing protein translates to MRKMPLISEFYGIKIYMYWNDHVPPHFHAEYNGFHIMVHILEGSVLKGVFPLKQLQLVEKWVTLHRGELLNNWNRAKENREILHILPLE
- a CDS encoding DUF2442 domain-containing protein, which produces MIQVIQVLPQDNYDVVIYFNNGVIKKYNVGHLVGKGVFKVLEDKKFYRENCTVLNHTLAWTLDGSYDPEHCIDLDPLVLYQEGVVIQDPLEVRA
- a CDS encoding DUF6364 family protein; protein product: MRGKLTLTMDSSVVTEAKKLAYQKEASLSRIVEDYLRTIVHLHGGYPGVTSITAPITEGLVGMFPDDGKEYREQLEEALSEKFL
- a CDS encoding PIN domain-containing protein — its product is MTNLYYVLRKAGGDRKARKFISEIIKYLTVISVEQADVVDALASSFNDFEDALQYFAAVRNQCDGIVTRNTSDYVEAKLPVYSPIEFIALYKDLW
- a CDS encoding ABC transporter substrate-binding protein, with product MKKEKCGYHQKVVRFFLYLGLGGIILLLVGCGLRTVKIGFIGGLSGYYADLGIAGRNGLRLALEEANKNKEMAGVVFQLIAEDDRQDPEEARRTYKRLVASHVVAIVGPMTSSMAMAIVPEANGGTIPLISPTVSTPDLSGKDDMFLRVVAPSTQEAQALASLAVEEGYHRALVVFDASNEAFSGTIVRNFIRTYEEGCKEKNESARVESLRYVPREEKSHQSIVEAARQHRPEVILLITTSIDTALLAQHLRRAGLAVPLLGTGWGMSQALIENGGAAVEGMRFCVPFNPLATNPEWLTFKERYLETYGVSPDFAASQGYLAGRILVEALKRGSARHIKENILQIKEFQGPQGKISFDPYGDPVTELHILEVRNGQFVTSKR
- a CDS encoding histidine kinase dimerization/phosphoacceptor domain -containing protein codes for the protein MTASFRKTLVFLFALVIIVPLVSISVAVLVSINRGIQKTVLQKNEVIVASVAVMMEQSIQDAGRFLYHTFLGRLPTLEEGQCAILEASLIGSGIFESAFFLDEGGTVRVAVPHERRYEGFDFSSQPYFSQALGRKNGVPVFSRTFISPITGDPSLVIAFRVTGGVIAGYLNLGWLSKLPAAMVQDRVYLSLVDRYGNVIADQDERLVTQQFSIADTDLFSWAQRERKGTYRHTFLGTEIISSVRFIPGPDWFVIISESVRHAFATQFQVLFITLVGLLLALVFATITGAFLGRKLLHSISLLEKETRQVQEGTYRQIMHPTPFKELNSFIESFNIMSRKVEEREQQYAAANRALEQSLREKEILLREIHHRVKNNMQIISSLLNLQIDSLVAPEDAALIEESTLRIQTMALVHEKIYQSSSLEFISLKNYLTDLLEYLVASHASKMIEVQIEGDDCELDMVRAIPCALAVFEATMNAVKYGASPGRTGMIRVLLSRQNPSFVIQIRDNGPGFPEDFSPQTKGGLGFTLMKGLMEQLKGQFQWYTDNGAVVEFSFPLSSSP